A genomic segment from Mustela lutreola isolate mMusLut2 chromosome 15, mMusLut2.pri, whole genome shotgun sequence encodes:
- the LOC131815614 gene encoding basic salivary proline-rich protein 1-like produces MLLRSALSLNLQTLEKLGKLISKEEEEGHEKWQSNYSGPGTGQVGAPAAPGQPLPSPRRNLTRRSRSRPPPEAPGTRPEPGEHRLPRTLFGPGGHQPRGPRGLPRARRSSPAPRPPVPGQLGQGSPSPFTLPARPSPTRLPAPPPGPGRAGGPRSRSPRSRSSLRPGRESAVPEGPGLDAAGAPRSPDPARRPSILTGCFHHRAGRGAGEKGRQGGGSGGSAAASRLNARRRRRAEDGGLGAGLGNSPPGARGDGDRSGERAHFSTQPGARPSIPVVRPLRAGPELRSFCRGARPASRFIVSSPPPSPPVGVRARPPRVTQLGAA; encoded by the coding sequence gaggaggaggaaggccacGAGAAATGGCAAAGCAACTACTCGGGGCCGGGCACCGGGCAGGTCGGGGCGCCCGCTGCTCCGGGTCAgccgctcccctccccccgccgtaACCTGACCCGCCGCTCCcgctcccgccccccgcccgagGCTCCTGGGACCCGGCCAGAGCCCGGGGAGCACCGGCTCCCCCGCACCCTTTTCGGTCCCGGCGGCCACCAGCCCCGCGGACCCCGCGGTCTCCCTCGAGCTCGCCGCTCCTCCCCGGCGCCCCGACCCCCGGTTCCCGGTCAGCTCGGCCAGGGCAGCCCTTCCCCGTTTACCCTCCCGGCCCGGCCGAGCCCGACGCGCCTGCCGGCCCCGCCTCCAGGTCCCGGGCGCGCTGGGGGCCCTCGGAGCCGCTCCCCTCGGAGCCGCTCCTCTCTGCGCCCGGGCCGCGAATCCGCCGTCCCCGAGGGCCCGGGGCTCGACGCCGCCGGAGCCCCTCGGTCCCCGGACCCCGCCCGCCGCCCCTCGATACTTACGGGCTGCTTCCACCACAGAGCCGGCCGCGGGGCGGGGGAGAAGGGGCGGCAGGGCGGGGGCTCGGGAGGATCGGCAGCGGCCAGCAGGCTGAATGCAAGACGGCGTCGCCGGGCGGAGGACGGGGGCCTCGGCGCGGGCCTCGGGAACTCGCCCCCTGGGGCTCGGGGTGACGGGGACAGGTCAGGCGAGCGCGCTCACTTCTCCACACAGCCCGGTGCCCGGCCCAGCATCCCCGTAGTACGACCACTGCGCGCCGGGCCAGAGCTTCGCTCCTTCTGCCGCGGCGCGCGCCCCGCCTCTCGTTTTATagtctcctccccgcccccatcccctcccGTAGGGGTGCGCGCGCGCCCGCCTCGCGTCACACAGCTCGGGGCCGCGTAA